TAAATATTTAAAACCAATTTTATCCGAGATTCAAAATCTAAAAAAGCAAACGGTAAACACCATTAATGAAGCCATTGGAACACAAATCCTTGAGCTGTCATTAAAAAATAAAGACCCTGAAATAGTATCAATAATTACCCATCACACCTCAGATTTAGTTCGGTGTTGGGCTACCTATACCATTGGTAAAAATCAGGCATTAGATATTTCTCAAAAACTTCAACAAATTCAGGTATTTTCAGCTGATAAGCATTTTGGAGTAAGAGAAATTTGTTGGTTGGCAGTACGACCAAGCATCGCTAAAGACTTAGCAAAAAGTATTGAAATATTATCAAATTGGACAACCCATAAAGACCTAAACATAAGGCGATTTGCAAGCGAAGCAACACGACCTAGAGGCGTTTGGTGCGAACATATTGAAGAATTAAAACAAAATCCAGAATTAGGCTTATCTATTGTAGAACCTTTAAAATCTGATGAAGCAAGATATGTACAAGACAGCG
The sequence above is a segment of the Chryseobacterium turcicum genome. Coding sequences within it:
- a CDS encoding DNA alkylation repair protein; its protein translation is MTEIKRKGSRSTKDIPKDILEQLNRGEIETANLIEWLAVDQRLLLENILMQFNRTKYLKPILSEIQNLKKQTVNTINEAIGTQILELSLKNKDPEIVSIITHHTSDLVRCWATYTIGKNQALDISQKLQQIQVFSADKHFGVREICWLAVRPSIAKDLAKSIEILSNWTTHKDLNIRRFASEATRPRGVWCEHIEELKQNPELGLSIVEPLKSDEARYVQDSVGNWLNDASKTQPDFVKTICDKWKTESPTKETAYIIKKALRTIEK